The Kordia sp. SMS9 genome window below encodes:
- a CDS encoding 2,3,4,5-tetrahydropyridine-2,6-dicarboxylate N-succinyltransferase: protein MTALKETIENAWEHRDLLKNEDTQAAIRKVIDLLDVGELRVAEPTTNGWQVNEWVKKAVVLYFPIQKMETLEAGIFEFHDKIPLKRGYKEKGIRVVPHAIARHGAYVSRGVIMMPSYVNIGAYVDEGTMVDTWATVGSCAQIGKNVHLSGGVGIGGVLEPLQAAPVIIEDNAFIGSRCIVVEGVRVETEAVLGANVVLTASTKIIDITGDEPIEMKGRVPARSVVIPGSYTKKFPAGEYQVPCALIIGKRKESTNKKTSLNDALREHDVAV from the coding sequence ATGACTGCATTAAAAGAAACGATAGAGAATGCTTGGGAACACCGAGATTTATTAAAAAATGAGGATACGCAAGCGGCGATTCGCAAGGTGATCGATTTGTTAGATGTTGGCGAATTGCGCGTTGCCGAACCAACAACCAACGGTTGGCAAGTGAACGAATGGGTAAAAAAAGCTGTGGTGTTATACTTCCCAATTCAGAAAATGGAAACCTTGGAAGCGGGTATTTTTGAGTTTCACGATAAAATTCCGTTGAAACGCGGGTACAAGGAGAAAGGAATCAGAGTTGTGCCACATGCCATTGCACGTCACGGCGCGTATGTTTCCAGAGGTGTGATTATGATGCCAAGTTACGTTAATATTGGCGCGTATGTGGACGAAGGAACGATGGTAGATACGTGGGCAACGGTTGGAAGTTGTGCGCAAATTGGGAAGAATGTACACTTGTCTGGCGGCGTTGGAATTGGTGGCGTGTTGGAACCTTTGCAAGCGGCTCCCGTAATTATTGAAGACAATGCGTTTATAGGATCGAGGTGTATTGTGGTAGAAGGTGTTCGTGTGGAAACAGAAGCTGTGCTTGGCGCGAATGTGGTATTGACAGCTTCGACAAAAATTATTGATATTACAGGCGACGAACCGATAGAGATGAAAGGACGCGTTCCGGCAAGATCAGTTGTGATTCCTGGAAGTTACACTAAAAAATTCCCTGCTGGAGAATACCAAGTTCCCTGTGCCTTAATCATTGGAAAACGCAAAGAAAGCACCAATAAAAAAACATCGTTAAACGATGCCTTGCGCGAGCATGATGTAGCGGTGTAA
- a CDS encoding trans-aconitate 2-methyltransferase, producing MNLLDKFHNWRRKLRWNKQYRSGRWDNLRNPIEAERYNTIIRFIETYGKPQPSILDLGAGEGVLNEYIDAEIFSYFLGMDFSEVSIQKAKARKFPKAEFVTADIHTYTPNQKFDVIIFNEAFYYVHESEKQNVLDRMLAHLTDNGILIVSIYREGVGCWEYFDKLKQLDFTTVTTDQEKTYWKIGVYKL from the coding sequence ATGAACCTACTAGATAAATTTCATAATTGGCGTCGAAAACTTCGCTGGAACAAACAATACCGAAGTGGTCGTTGGGACAATTTGCGCAATCCGATTGAAGCCGAACGCTACAACACGATTATTAGATTTATTGAAACGTATGGAAAACCGCAACCTAGCATTCTCGATTTGGGTGCTGGCGAAGGTGTGTTGAATGAATATATTGACGCTGAAATTTTCAGTTATTTCTTGGGAATGGACTTTTCGGAGGTTTCCATTCAAAAAGCAAAAGCTAGAAAGTTTCCAAAAGCGGAATTTGTAACTGCGGATATTCATACCTATACACCAAATCAAAAGTTTGACGTGATTATTTTTAACGAAGCTTTTTATTATGTGCATGAATCTGAGAAGCAAAACGTACTTGATAGAATGCTGGCACATTTAACGGATAACGGAATTTTAATCGTTTCTATTTATCGCGAAGGTGTTGGTTGCTGGGAATATTTTGACAAACTCAAACAACTCGATTTTACTACCGTAACCACCGATCAAGAGAAAACGTATTGGAAGATTGGAGTGTATAAATTATGA
- a CDS encoding DUF5606 domain-containing protein: MSLEKILAISGKPGLYELKTQTRNGFVAESLSDGKKISVSLRHNVSLLSEIAIYTYTEEIPLGEVLEKVKQKENGAATSINHKESKNVLTNYFSEVLPDYDEDRVYPSDIKKVIQWYNLLHSKGFTDFTAEASSEEE; this comes from the coding sequence ATGAGTTTAGAAAAAATATTAGCTATTTCTGGAAAGCCAGGATTATATGAATTGAAAACACAAACGCGTAATGGCTTTGTGGCAGAATCATTATCGGATGGAAAAAAAATATCCGTGAGTCTGCGTCATAATGTAAGTTTATTATCTGAAATTGCTATTTACACATACACCGAAGAAATTCCACTCGGAGAAGTGTTAGAGAAAGTGAAGCAAAAAGAAAACGGAGCTGCGACATCTATCAATCATAAAGAGTCTAAAAACGTTTTAACAAATTACTTCTCAGAAGTATTACCAGATTACGACGAAGATCGTGTGTATCCGAGTGATATTAAAAAGGTAATTCAGTGGTACAATTTGTTACATTCTAAAGGATTTACAGATTTCACCGCAGAAGCTTCGTCTGAAGAAGAATAA
- the def gene encoding peptide deformylase produces the protein MILPIVAFGDPVLRKVATDITPEYPNLDTLLENMFETMYNAYGVGLAAPQIGLPIRLFMVDATGFAEDEELDLEQRKQLEGMKKVFINAKILERDGEPWVFNEGCLSIPDVREDVFRPESIKIEYYDENFEKHVEEYDGLAARVIQHEYDHIEGILFTDKLSPLKRRLLKGRLTNISRGRIKVDYKMRFPDAKKIR, from the coding sequence ATGATATTACCAATTGTCGCTTTTGGCGATCCAGTTTTACGAAAAGTAGCAACAGATATTACGCCAGAGTATCCAAATTTGGACACCTTGCTCGAAAATATGTTTGAAACCATGTACAATGCGTATGGTGTTGGATTGGCTGCACCACAAATAGGACTTCCTATTCGTTTGTTTATGGTAGATGCTACAGGTTTTGCGGAAGATGAAGAGTTAGATCTTGAGCAAAGAAAACAACTAGAAGGCATGAAGAAAGTGTTTATCAACGCAAAAATTTTGGAGCGCGATGGGGAACCTTGGGTGTTTAATGAAGGTTGTTTGAGCATTCCTGATGTGCGTGAAGATGTATTTCGTCCAGAAAGTATCAAGATTGAATACTACGACGAAAATTTTGAGAAGCACGTAGAAGAATATGACGGATTGGCGGCGCGTGTCATTCAGCATGAGTACGATCATATTGAAGGAATTTTGTTTACTGATAAACTATCTCCACTAAAAAGACGTTTATTAAAAGGAAGATTGACAAATATTTCGCGCGGACGCATCAAAGTAGATTACAAAATGCGTTTTCCAGATGCAAAGAAAATTCGATAA
- a CDS encoding glycosyltransferase family 9 protein — MKKILIIQNKRIGDVLISSVIANNIKKIFPESRVDFMAYDFTNGVIENNPNIDNIIPINEKELKKIPNLIKMIRKVRKEKYDIIFDPYSKLQSRLMCYFSKAEYRIGNKRKHKKLPLPFYSHPINLLDEKTQICGKAIEDRINLITSVFPLENPDFEPKITLTEAEKNYPKLDTYKHPVLMLGILGSTPQKSMPYEYIAAIVDYIASKYKVHILFNYAPHQKAEADKIYALCEHKEQIILDIYEDSIRGFVRLMHACDVMVANEGGIVHIAKALNKPTFTIFSPYVNKDHWASFEDGKLHESIHLLEEKPDLFDTFTFEERKKIEEDPHALYKQLTPEMIIPKLEKFLALHLKN, encoded by the coding sequence ATGAAAAAAATATTAATTATACAGAACAAACGTATTGGAGATGTCTTGATCAGTTCTGTAATTGCCAATAATATAAAGAAAATATTCCCCGAAAGCCGCGTTGATTTTATGGCGTACGACTTTACGAATGGCGTGATTGAAAACAATCCGAATATTGACAATATCATTCCGATTAATGAAAAGGAACTGAAAAAGATTCCAAATTTGATCAAGATGATTCGTAAAGTGCGAAAAGAAAAGTATGATATTATTTTTGATCCGTATTCCAAATTGCAAAGTCGCTTAATGTGTTATTTTTCAAAAGCCGAATATCGCATTGGAAATAAACGCAAGCATAAAAAATTACCGCTTCCCTTCTACTCGCATCCCATTAATTTGCTGGATGAAAAAACACAGATTTGTGGAAAAGCCATTGAAGATCGCATCAACCTGATTACAAGCGTTTTCCCGTTGGAAAATCCTGATTTTGAACCAAAAATCACTTTGACAGAAGCAGAGAAAAACTATCCAAAGCTTGATACATACAAACATCCTGTATTGATGTTGGGCATTTTGGGAAGCACGCCGCAAAAATCCATGCCGTATGAATATATTGCAGCAATTGTGGACTATATTGCTTCTAAATATAAGGTACATATTTTGTTTAATTATGCGCCACATCAAAAAGCAGAAGCAGACAAAATTTATGCGCTTTGTGAACATAAAGAACAAATTATTTTAGATATTTATGAAGATAGTATTCGCGGTTTTGTACGACTGATGCATGCGTGTGATGTAATGGTGGCGAACGAAGGTGGCATTGTGCATATTGCCAAAGCACTGAACAAACCGACGTTTACCATATTTTCACCGTATGTCAACAAAGATCATTGGGCGAGTTTTGAGGATGGAAAACTGCATGAATCTATTCATTTATTGGAGGAGAAACCAGATTTATTTGATACTTTTACCTTTGAAGAGCGTAAGAAAATTGAGGAAGATCCACATGCATTGTACAAACAATTAACTCCAGAAATGATCATTCCTAAACTGGAAAAATTTTTAGCTTTACATTTAAAAAACTGA
- a CDS encoding acyltransferase family protein, with protein sequence MKTARIHSLDSLRAIMMMLGLVLHSALTYNVTDHGDVWSLKDPESTHIATDFLILMIHSFRMPIFFLIAGFFGAMLFYERSPKRMIHNRIARIIFPFIVFLILLAPMLDFSFGFSSQTLNGEENALQNALQPFSNFYFYIPKSTSHLWFLYYLIFCTAFAVVLALCLKKTPKITSQIKTIGNWIFPKPLIRMLFFAGMTFVMLTILQTPMVASSTSLTPDAHTFIYYVFFYLIGWILYKCKQHLHTIRKFDWFATISAIILVVTQGFIIQYADMDLKPNTNSPLLIAFSAFTVWLFIFGITGLFIRYGSKHSKRMRYISDASYWVYLIHLPLTALFPLTVWKLPIGAIPKFLLVTTATTIVCFVTYHYCVRNTFIGKFLNGRKYPRNK encoded by the coding sequence TTGAAAACCGCACGCATCCATTCACTAGATTCCTTACGCGCCATCATGATGATGTTGGGTTTGGTATTGCATTCTGCATTGACGTATAATGTAACGGATCACGGAGATGTTTGGTCGTTAAAAGATCCAGAATCTACTCATATTGCGACCGACTTTTTAATCCTGATGATTCACTCGTTTCGCATGCCCATCTTTTTTCTTATTGCAGGCTTTTTTGGGGCAATGTTGTTTTATGAACGAAGTCCCAAACGCATGATCCATAACAGAATTGCAAGAATTATATTTCCGTTTATCGTATTTCTAATCCTTCTTGCGCCTATGCTCGATTTCTCTTTTGGATTTTCTAGTCAAACACTCAATGGAGAAGAAAATGCACTGCAAAATGCGCTACAACCATTCTCAAATTTCTACTTCTACATTCCAAAAAGCACGTCGCATTTATGGTTTTTATATTACCTCATCTTTTGTACAGCGTTTGCAGTAGTATTGGCTTTATGCTTAAAGAAAACACCTAAAATCACTTCACAAATTAAAACGATTGGCAACTGGATCTTCCCAAAACCGTTGATTCGCATGCTGTTCTTTGCGGGAATGACCTTTGTAATGTTGACTATTTTACAAACGCCGATGGTGGCTTCTTCAACGTCGCTTACGCCAGATGCGCATACATTTATCTATTATGTTTTTTTCTATTTGATCGGATGGATTTTGTACAAATGTAAACAGCATTTACACACCATCAGAAAGTTTGATTGGTTCGCTACAATATCTGCCATTATTTTAGTAGTGACACAAGGATTTATCATTCAATATGCAGATATGGATTTGAAACCAAACACCAATTCACCACTATTGATTGCTTTCAGTGCGTTTACCGTTTGGTTGTTTATTTTTGGAATCACAGGATTGTTTATTCGGTATGGAAGTAAACATTCCAAGCGAATGCGATACATTTCAGACGCTTCGTATTGGGTATATTTAATTCATTTGCCATTGACCGCGTTATTTCCACTCACCGTCTGGAAATTGCCCATTGGTGCCATTCCTAAATTTTTATTGGTAACTACCGCAACAACGATTGTGTGTTTTGTTACGTATCATTACTGCGTTCGGAATACGTTTATTGGGAAGTTTCTAAATGGTAGAAAATACCCAAGAAATAAGTAA
- a CDS encoding SDR family oxidoreductase translates to MKKIALITGASSGIGKEFAKIHAEKGGDLVIVARSEGKLKALKTELESAHNINVTVIVKDLTDSNAAQEIYEEVKAANLKVDYLINNAGFGGLGRFDKRDLQTDLNMIQLNISALTALSHHFLQDFVMRNEGKILNVSSTASLVAGPLQAVYYATKAFVTSFSNAIAEELHDTNITVTNLMPGATETDFGSTSGMDKTEIFEKTASARSVAEDGYTAMLKGDLDIMSGLTFAQKLMMKMAPFMPKKAILKRIRKMQTVS, encoded by the coding sequence ATGAAAAAAATAGCATTAATTACAGGAGCAAGTAGCGGAATAGGAAAAGAATTTGCCAAAATCCATGCAGAAAAAGGGGGCGATTTGGTGATTGTGGCACGAAGTGAAGGAAAATTGAAAGCACTTAAAACTGAACTCGAATCTGCACACAATATAAACGTTACCGTGATTGTGAAAGACTTAACAGACTCAAATGCGGCACAAGAAATTTATGAAGAAGTAAAAGCTGCTAATCTGAAAGTAGATTACCTCATTAACAATGCAGGTTTTGGCGGCTTAGGCCGTTTTGACAAACGTGATTTGCAAACAGATTTGAATATGATTCAATTAAATATTAGCGCACTCACAGCCTTATCGCATCATTTTTTACAGGATTTTGTAATGCGGAACGAAGGCAAAATTTTGAATGTTTCCTCTACGGCTAGTCTCGTTGCTGGTCCGTTGCAAGCGGTATATTATGCTACCAAAGCGTTTGTAACTTCGTTTAGCAATGCTATTGCAGAAGAATTACACGACACCAATATTACCGTAACGAACTTAATGCCTGGTGCCACAGAAACAGATTTTGGAAGTACTTCAGGAATGGACAAAACAGAAATATTTGAAAAAACCGCAAGTGCTAGAAGTGTTGCAGAAGATGGTTACACTGCAATGCTCAAAGGCGATTTGGACATCATGTCAGGATTGACCTTTGCACAAAAACTCATGATGAAAATGGCACCTTTTATGCCAAAGAAAGCGATTTTGAAACGCATTCGGAAAATGCAAACCGTTTCCTAA
- a CDS encoding TetR/AcrR family transcriptional regulator yields MTDKQEKILQAALELFSNEGYNATSTSKIGKKAGVSEGLIFRHFTNKKGLLDAIIKDAESRIADVIMPIITETDPKTVLKKAIELPFSVKESEFDFWRLQFKLKWEVAYNNPQKMQPLIDKLAGVFEALQYENPNLEAILLNQIIESISSEILKGNLKQQQDYKSFLLHKYKL; encoded by the coding sequence ATGACTGATAAACAAGAAAAAATACTACAAGCTGCATTAGAATTGTTTTCTAATGAAGGATATAACGCTACTTCCACGAGTAAAATTGGAAAGAAAGCAGGCGTTTCCGAAGGTTTGATATTCAGACATTTTACAAACAAAAAAGGATTACTTGATGCAATTATAAAAGATGCAGAATCACGAATTGCAGACGTTATCATGCCAATTATCACGGAAACTGATCCAAAAACTGTATTAAAAAAAGCAATTGAACTTCCTTTTAGCGTAAAAGAAAGCGAATTTGACTTTTGGCGTTTGCAGTTTAAGCTAAAATGGGAAGTGGCATACAACAATCCGCAAAAAATGCAGCCTCTTATTGACAAACTTGCTGGTGTTTTTGAAGCATTACAATACGAAAATCCAAATTTAGAAGCCATTCTACTGAATCAAATTATAGAAAGTATTTCTTCTGAAATCCTTAAAGGAAACCTAAAACAACAACAAGACTATAAATCATTTTTATTACATAAATACAAACTCTAA
- the ruvX gene encoding Holliday junction resolvase RuvX, protein MARILAIDYGKKRTGIAVTDEMQLIASGLTTVRTHDLIKFLKDYVAKENVELFLVGEPKQMNNEASESEVLIQEFIRLLTKAIPTIPIKRVDERFTSKMAFQTMIDSGLKKKQRQNKGLIDEISATIILQSYLYK, encoded by the coding sequence ATGGCGCGTATTCTAGCGATTGATTATGGGAAGAAACGAACAGGAATTGCCGTTACCGACGAAATGCAACTCATTGCTTCTGGTTTGACAACGGTTCGTACACATGATCTTATCAAGTTTTTAAAAGACTATGTTGCCAAAGAAAATGTGGAATTGTTTTTGGTTGGCGAACCAAAACAGATGAACAACGAAGCTTCCGAAAGTGAAGTGTTGATCCAAGAGTTTATTCGCTTACTGACCAAAGCTATTCCCACAATTCCCATAAAACGTGTAGACGAGCGTTTTACATCAAAAATGGCGTTTCAAACCATGATTGATAGCGGATTGAAAAAGAAACAACGTCAAAATAAAGGTTTAATAGATGAAATAAGTGCAACGATTATCTTGCAATCTTATCTATACAAATAG
- a CDS encoding lipopolysaccharide kinase InaA family protein, giving the protein MQTVHIHPKYQDQKAAILAFIHDFDTKGEYVTKGERNVIKSFDVNGEKINIKSFRVPKAFNSFVYKFLRPSKAKRSFEYAEKLLLNAIKTPFPIAYIENYTTFGLKESYYVSLHIDYDFDFRALIHDPLFENRRFILEQFAEFCFQLHENRVNFLDHSPGNTLIVKRDQHYDFYLIDLNRMKFESMNLDKRMENLKRLWLSKLMIHIISKRYAELANKELHEVQDVLLKHSQAFKRKINRKKYLKKKYLKKKK; this is encoded by the coding sequence ATGCAAACGGTTCACATTCATCCAAAATATCAAGATCAGAAAGCAGCAATTTTGGCTTTTATTCACGATTTTGACACAAAAGGTGAATATGTAACCAAAGGCGAACGCAACGTTATTAAGTCGTTTGATGTAAACGGAGAAAAGATCAATATCAAATCGTTTCGCGTGCCGAAAGCATTCAATAGTTTTGTGTATAAATTTCTCCGACCTTCCAAAGCAAAACGTTCGTTTGAATATGCGGAAAAGTTATTGCTGAACGCGATTAAAACACCGTTTCCAATAGCGTATATTGAAAACTATACAACTTTCGGCTTGAAAGAAAGTTATTATGTGAGTTTGCATATTGACTATGATTTTGATTTCCGAGCGTTGATTCACGATCCGTTGTTTGAAAACCGGCGATTTATCTTAGAACAATTTGCGGAATTCTGTTTTCAGTTACATGAAAATCGTGTCAATTTTTTAGATCATTCTCCCGGAAACACGTTGATTGTTAAACGCGATCAACACTACGATTTTTATTTGATCGACTTAAACCGAATGAAGTTTGAATCGATGAATTTAGACAAACGCATGGAAAACTTAAAACGTTTGTGGTTGTCAAAATTAATGATTCACATCATCAGCAAACGCTACGCAGAACTCGCCAATAAAGAACTCCACGAAGTACAAGATGTGTTACTCAAACACAGTCAAGCCTTCAAACGAAAAATAAATCGTAAAAAATACTTGAAGAAGAAGTATTTGAAGAAAAAGAAGTAG